The candidate division WOR-3 bacterium genome includes the window TAATCTTGACCCCTGATTCGATCACTGCACGATGGACCTCAATACCCTGCAAGCCGGCAAACGCTGGGAGGAGCGAAGGGTGGATGTTCATGATGCGGTTCTCATAGTAGTGGACGAAGACGGGCGAAAGTATCCTCATAAATCCGGCTAGACAGACGAGTCTTACATCGTGACGTTTCAGCTCGGCAATGAGCGCAAGTTCGAAGGATTCGCGTGACTTGTAGTCGCGGTGGTTGATGAGCACAGCGGGGATTCCCAGAACTCTTGCTCGCTGCAAGACCGGCGCTTCGGGCACGTTGGCAACGACTACTCTGACTTCACCTTCCACCGCGTTGCGTTTGAGCGTGCGGGTTAGTGCTTCGAAGTTACTGCCGCGGCCAGAAGCGAGTACGCCGATGCCGACTTTGGGCACGATTGATTGTATTGCTGCGACGCAGTATTGTCAATTCTGCCAGGGAGTGGTTCGATACGGGACTGCCGGGTAGGAAGGGCGGGTCCCGGAATTCGACTCGTCGACACGAATAGCACTGAGATGCAATCCGGGAGCCGAAATTGCAGAAAGACCTCGAACGCGCAAGTCAGGACCGGAGCGAACACGTGATGTCGTGGGTTGCGGTGCGGACAACCGTGGCATGGACAGTGCTGCCGGGCTTAGGGCACCGACCGAGGAATCGAACCGTACCGTCAATCTCAGGCGCGTCCCATTGCGTGCGGCCGACACCTGGCGAGTCAATCACGACATCGATCGAACGTCCGAGCAGACGGCGCAGTCTGCGGCGGGAGATAGATGCCTGCAGTTTCATCAATACGGCAAGCCTTGCCCGTCGTGTCCGGCCAGGAATCTGATTCGCAAGTCCTGCTGCCGGAGTGCCGGGTTCAGGCGAGAAGGCATAAGCGCCTAAACGATCAAAACCAGTATTCCGGACAAAGTCGAGCAATTCTTCGAACTCGGTTCTGGTCTCACCCGGAAATCCGACGATCATCGTGGTGCGGATGGACATGTCTGGAATGGTTCGGAGCCGACCGATAAGCCTTTCCAAGTGGCGGCGCGTGTAGA containing:
- a CDS encoding MiaB/RimO family radical SAM methylthiotransferase; translated protein: QLPSPPTAYSSVPRLLSTPSHYAYLKIAEGCSNRCSYCLIPAIRGPFRSRPLDDILQEAQALARIGTRELILIAQDTTAYGQDIYAKLSLPQLLHRLSRIHGIHWLRLMYAHPAHITDELLHEFETNPKLCRYVDLPLQHCSDRILRQMNRFYTRRHLERLIGRLRTIPDMSIRTTMIVGFPGETRTEFEELLDFVRNTGFDRLGAYAFSPEPGTPAAGLANQIPGRTRRARLAVLMKLQASISRRRLRRLLGRSIDVVIDSPGVGRTQWDAPEIDGTVRFLGRCPKPGSTVHATVVRTATHDITCSLRS
- the purN gene encoding phosphoribosylglycinamide formyltransferase, translating into MPKVGIGVLASGRGSNFEALTRTLKRNAVEGEVRVVVANVPEAPVLQRARVLGIPAVLINHRDYKSRESFELALIAELKRHDVRLVCLAGFMRILSPVFVHYYENRIMNIHPSLLPAFAGLQGIEVHRAVIESGVKITGCTVHFVNEQVDAGPIIIQRAIPVRKDDTPESLAVRVLIEEHQAYPEAVRLFCENRLEIRGRRVLVH